A genomic region of Halomonas aestuarii contains the following coding sequences:
- a CDS encoding F0F1 ATP synthase subunit epsilon gives MTKSFKCEIVSAEASIYSGTAEQVVAAGAMGDLGILAGHTPLLTELSPGPVRIVHGGGEEDHFYVSGGFLEVQPDVVTVLADTAVRADDLDEAAAEEARQQALKDMDNKSAELDYSHAAAELSEAMAQLRTIQQLRRKSGRS, from the coding sequence ATGACGAAAAGCTTCAAGTGCGAGATCGTCAGCGCCGAGGCCTCGATCTACTCCGGTACCGCCGAGCAGGTCGTGGCGGCTGGCGCCATGGGGGATCTCGGGATTCTGGCCGGGCACACGCCGCTGCTCACCGAGCTGTCGCCGGGTCCGGTCCGGATCGTCCATGGCGGAGGTGAGGAAGATCACTTCTACGTCTCGGGCGGCTTCCTCGAGGTGCAGCCCGACGTGGTCACCGTGCTGGCTGACACCGCCGTGCGTGCCGACGACCTCGACGAGGCGGCCGCCGAGGAGGCCCGTCAGCAGGCGCTGAAGGACATGGACAACAAGTCCGCGGAACTCGACTACAGCCATGCCGCCGCGGAACTGTCCGAAGCCATGGCACAGCTGCGTACCATCCAGCAGCTGCGTCGCAAGTCCGGCCGGAGCTGA
- the atpD gene encoding F0F1 ATP synthase subunit beta, translating to MSGRIVQIIGAVIDVEFPRDDVPKVYDALNVSETGTVLETQQQLGDGVVRTIAMGTTEGLKRGLEVENTGAAISVPVGKETLGRIMNVLGEPIDEAGEIGEAERMPIHRKAPGYADQAASSELLETGIKVIDLVCPFAKGGKVGLFGGAGVGKTVNMMELIRNIATEHSGYSVFAGVGERTREGNDFYHEMTESNVIDKVSLVYGQMNEPPGNRLRVALTGLTIAEKFRDEGRDVLLFVDNIYRYTLAGTEVSALLGRMPSAVGYQPTLAEEMGVLQERITSTKTGSITSVQAVYVPADDLTDPSPATTFSHLDATVVLARSIAELGIYPAIDPLDSTSRQLDPLVVGEEHYNTARGVQNVLQRYKELKDIIAILGMDELSDEDKLAVSRARKIQRFLSQPFFVAEVFTGAPGKYVSLKDTIRGFQGILDGEYDELPEQAFYMVGTIDEAVEKANQMK from the coding sequence ATGAGCGGACGTATCGTACAAATCATCGGCGCGGTGATTGACGTAGAGTTTCCGCGGGACGATGTGCCCAAGGTCTACGACGCGCTGAATGTCTCGGAAACCGGGACCGTTCTCGAGACCCAGCAGCAGCTGGGTGACGGCGTGGTGCGCACCATCGCCATGGGCACCACCGAGGGCCTCAAGCGTGGCCTGGAGGTCGAAAACACCGGTGCCGCCATCTCCGTGCCGGTCGGCAAGGAGACCCTGGGCCGCATCATGAACGTGCTGGGCGAGCCCATCGACGAGGCGGGCGAGATCGGCGAGGCCGAGCGCATGCCCATCCACCGCAAGGCCCCGGGTTACGCTGACCAGGCGGCCTCCAGCGAGCTGCTGGAGACCGGCATCAAGGTCATCGACCTGGTGTGCCCGTTCGCCAAGGGCGGCAAGGTCGGCCTGTTCGGCGGCGCCGGCGTGGGCAAGACCGTCAACATGATGGAGCTCATCCGCAACATCGCCACCGAGCACAGCGGCTACTCCGTGTTCGCCGGCGTGGGTGAGCGTACCCGTGAGGGTAACGACTTCTACCACGAGATGACCGAATCCAACGTCATCGACAAGGTGTCGCTGGTCTACGGTCAGATGAACGAGCCGCCCGGGAACCGCCTGCGCGTTGCCCTGACCGGCCTGACCATCGCCGAGAAGTTCCGCGATGAAGGCCGTGACGTGCTGCTGTTCGTCGACAACATCTACCGCTACACCCTGGCCGGTACCGAGGTGTCCGCCCTGCTGGGTCGCATGCCGTCCGCGGTGGGCTACCAGCCGACCCTGGCCGAGGAGATGGGTGTCCTGCAGGAGCGCATCACCTCCACCAAGACCGGCTCGATCACCTCCGTGCAGGCCGTCTACGTGCCCGCGGATGACCTGACCGATCCGTCTCCGGCGACCACCTTCTCGCACCTCGATGCGACCGTGGTACTGGCGCGCTCGATCGCCGAGCTGGGCATCTACCCGGCCATCGACCCGCTGGACTCCACCTCTCGCCAGCTCGACCCGCTGGTCGTCGGCGAGGAGCACTACAACACCGCTCGCGGTGTGCAGAACGTGCTGCAGCGCTACAAGGAGCTCAAGGACATCATCGCGATCCTGGGCATGGACGAGCTGTCTGACGAGGACAAGCTGGCCGTGTCCCGGGCGCGCAAGATCCAGCGCTTCCTGTCGCAGCCGTTCTTCGTGGCTGAGGTCTTCACCGGGGCGCCCGGCAAGTACGTGTCCCTCAAGGACACCATCCGTGGCTTCCAGGGTATCCTCGACGGCGAGTATGACGAGCTGCCCGAGCAGGCCTTCTACATGGTCGGCACCATCGACGAGGCCGTCGAGAAAGCCAACCAGATGAAGTAA
- the atpG gene encoding F0F1 ATP synthase subunit gamma, translating to MAAAKEIRTQIGSIKNTQKITSAMEMVAASKMRKAQDRMKASQPYAKQIRNVVGHVADANPEYRHPWMEEREVKRVGYIVVSSDRGLCGGLNVNLFKSVVKDAKAKRDQGAELDFCALGSKATSFFRKFGGNLVAAKNGLGEAPDPDDLIGSVKVMLDAYDEGQLDRLYVVYNEFVNTMTQKPVVRQLLPLSADMAEMGAEESNEENKRPGGWDYLYEPDAKALLDSLLVRFVEAQVYQAVVENVACEQAARMIAMKSATDNAGNLIDDLELVYNKARQAAITQEISEIVGGAAAV from the coding sequence ATGGCAGCTGCAAAAGAGATACGCACCCAGATCGGGAGCATCAAGAACACGCAGAAGATCACCAGCGCCATGGAAATGGTGGCTGCGTCGAAGATGCGCAAGGCACAGGACCGGATGAAGGCCAGCCAGCCCTATGCCAAGCAGATCCGCAACGTCGTGGGCCATGTCGCCGATGCCAACCCGGAATACCGGCATCCGTGGATGGAAGAGCGCGAGGTCAAGCGGGTCGGCTACATCGTGGTCTCCTCCGACCGCGGGCTGTGCGGTGGCCTCAACGTCAACCTGTTCAAGTCCGTGGTGAAGGATGCCAAGGCCAAGCGTGACCAGGGCGCGGAACTCGATTTCTGTGCCCTGGGCAGCAAGGCCACCAGCTTCTTCCGCAAGTTCGGCGGCAACCTGGTCGCGGCCAAGAACGGCCTGGGCGAGGCGCCGGATCCGGACGACCTGATCGGCAGCGTGAAGGTCATGCTGGATGCGTACGACGAGGGCCAGCTGGACCGCCTCTACGTGGTGTACAACGAGTTCGTCAACACCATGACCCAGAAGCCGGTGGTTCGCCAGCTGCTGCCCCTGTCGGCCGACATGGCCGAGATGGGGGCGGAAGAGTCCAACGAGGAAAACAAGCGTCCCGGTGGCTGGGACTACCTGTATGAGCCGGATGCCAAGGCGCTGCTGGATAGCCTGCTCGTGCGTTTCGTCGAGGCGCAGGTCTATCAGGCGGTGGTCGAGAACGTGGCGTGCGAGCAGGCCGCTCGCATGATCGCCATGAAGAGCGCCACCGACAACGCCGGCAATCTGATCGACGACCTGGAGCTGGTGTACAACAAGGCCCGTCAGGCGGCCATCACCCAGGAAATCTCCGAGATCGTCGGTGGCGCCGCCGCCGTTTAG
- the atpA gene encoding F0F1 ATP synthase subunit alpha has translation MQQLNPSEISDIIKQRIEKLDVASEARNQGTIVSVSDGIVQIHGLADAMFGEMIEFPGGIYGMTLNLERDNVGAVVLGDYLQLEEGMTAQCTGRILEVPVGPELAGRVVDALGNPIDGKGDLNTKMTDAVEKVAPGVITRQSVDEPIQTGFKSIDAMVPIGRGQRELIIGDRQIGKSAIAIDAIINQKGKGVTCVYVAIGQKQSTIANVVRKLEEHGAMEHTIVVAAGAADPAPMQFLAAYSGCTMGEYFRDRGEDALIVYDDLSKQAVAYRQVSLLLRRPPGREAFPGDVFYLHSRLLERAARVNPDYVEKFTNGEVKGKTGSLTALPIIETQGGDVSAFVPTNVISITDGQIFLETDLFNSGIRPAINAGLSVSRVGGSAQTKIIKKLGGSVRLALAQYRELAAFAQFASDLDEATRKQLEHGQRVTELMKQNQYAPMSVAEMAISLYAANEGYLEDIEVNKVLAFERALQDFMKSEHADLLDTINQTGDYSDEIKSGLKTGLEKFKATQSW, from the coding sequence ATGCAGCAACTGAATCCTTCCGAGATCAGCGACATCATCAAGCAGCGTATCGAGAAGCTGGATGTCGCATCCGAAGCCCGCAATCAGGGAACGATCGTCAGCGTGTCTGACGGTATCGTGCAGATCCACGGTCTGGCCGACGCGATGTTCGGCGAGATGATCGAGTTCCCTGGCGGCATCTACGGCATGACGCTGAACCTCGAGCGCGACAACGTCGGCGCCGTGGTCCTCGGTGACTACCTGCAGCTCGAAGAGGGCATGACCGCCCAGTGTACCGGGCGCATCCTCGAGGTGCCGGTGGGTCCCGAACTGGCCGGCCGCGTGGTCGATGCCCTGGGCAACCCCATCGACGGCAAGGGTGATCTGAACACCAAGATGACCGACGCGGTGGAAAAGGTCGCCCCCGGCGTCATCACCCGCCAATCCGTCGACGAGCCGATCCAGACCGGTTTCAAGTCCATCGACGCCATGGTGCCGATCGGCCGCGGCCAGCGTGAGCTGATCATCGGCGACCGCCAGATCGGCAAGTCGGCCATCGCCATCGACGCGATCATCAACCAGAAAGGCAAGGGCGTCACCTGCGTCTATGTGGCCATCGGCCAGAAGCAGTCGACCATTGCCAACGTGGTGCGCAAGCTCGAGGAGCACGGCGCCATGGAACACACCATCGTGGTTGCTGCCGGCGCTGCCGACCCGGCCCCGATGCAGTTCCTGGCCGCCTACTCCGGCTGCACCATGGGCGAGTACTTCCGCGATCGCGGCGAAGATGCCCTGATCGTCTATGACGACCTCTCCAAGCAGGCCGTGGCCTATCGTCAGGTCTCCCTGCTGCTGCGTCGTCCGCCGGGTCGCGAAGCCTTCCCGGGTGACGTCTTCTACCTCCACTCCCGCCTGCTCGAGCGTGCCGCTCGCGTGAACCCCGACTACGTCGAGAAGTTCACCAACGGCGAGGTGAAGGGCAAGACCGGCTCGCTGACGGCCCTGCCGATCATCGAGACCCAGGGGGGCGACGTCTCCGCCTTCGTGCCGACCAACGTGATCTCCATCACCGACGGTCAGATCTTCCTCGAGACCGACCTGTTCAACTCGGGCATCCGTCCGGCCATCAACGCCGGCCTCTCGGTGTCCCGTGTCGGCGGCTCGGCCCAGACGAAGATTATCAAGAAGCTCGGCGGCAGCGTGCGCCTGGCCCTGGCCCAGTACCGCGAGCTGGCGGCCTTCGCCCAGTTCGCCTCCGACCTGGACGAGGCCACGCGCAAGCAGCTGGAGCACGGTCAGCGCGTCACCGAGCTGATGAAGCAGAACCAGTATGCCCCGATGTCCGTGGCCGAGATGGCCATCTCCCTGTATGCCGCCAACGAGGGCTACCTGGAGGATATCGAGGTCAACAAGGTGCTGGCCTTCGAGCGTGCGCTGCAGGACTTCATGAAGTCCGAGCACGCCGATCTGCTCGACACGATCAACCAGACCGGCGACTACAGCGACGAGATCAAGTCAGGCCTCAAGACCGGTCTCGAGAAGTTCAAGGCCACTCAGAGCTGGTAA
- a CDS encoding F0F1 ATP synthase subunit delta, with amino-acid sequence MAETSTVARPYAKAAFEYAVEQKALDDWAGMLETAALVVKDDDMHSRVLGNPRLSSNQKADVVVDVCGDAVSDAVRNFLRLVGQKGRLSALPAIAEQFALLKAQQERRMDVNIVSAFPLDDAQQDKLASALAKRLNREISITTQVDSTLLGGVILRAGDTVIDGSVRGRLNRLHEALSA; translated from the coding sequence ATGGCGGAAACGTCTACCGTCGCTCGACCCTACGCCAAGGCGGCCTTCGAGTACGCTGTTGAGCAGAAGGCGCTGGATGACTGGGCCGGGATGCTCGAGACCGCGGCGCTTGTCGTCAAAGACGACGACATGCACAGCCGCGTGCTCGGCAACCCACGCCTGTCGAGCAACCAGAAGGCCGACGTGGTCGTCGACGTCTGTGGCGACGCCGTGAGCGACGCCGTCCGCAACTTCCTGCGGCTCGTCGGCCAGAAGGGCCGCCTGTCGGCGCTGCCGGCCATTGCCGAGCAATTCGCGCTGCTCAAGGCCCAGCAGGAGAGGCGCATGGACGTGAACATCGTCTCCGCCTTCCCGCTGGACGATGCGCAGCAGGACAAGCTCGCGAGTGCACTGGCCAAGCGTCTGAACCGCGAAATCTCCATTACCACTCAGGTGGATTCCACCCTCCTGGGGGGCGTCATCCTGCGTGCCGGCGACACCGTCATCGACGGCTCGGTACGCGGTAGACTGAACCGCCTCCACGAGGCCCTTTCCGCCTGA
- a CDS encoding F0F1 ATP synthase subunit B, which yields MNLNLTLIGQAIAFAFFVWFCMKFVWPPVMQALQERQKKIADGLDAASRASRDLELAEEQANETLRESKEQAAEILEQAHKRSNQMIDEAREQARQEGERMITNAKSEIEQEVNRAKEELRVQVSRLAIVGAERILESSIDEKQHGKLVDKLAKEL from the coding sequence GTGAACCTGAACCTAACCCTGATCGGCCAGGCTATCGCCTTTGCGTTCTTCGTCTGGTTCTGCATGAAGTTTGTCTGGCCTCCGGTCATGCAGGCTCTGCAGGAACGCCAGAAGAAGATCGCCGATGGCCTGGATGCTGCCAGCCGTGCATCACGCGATCTCGAACTGGCCGAAGAGCAGGCCAACGAGACCCTGCGTGAGAGCAAGGAGCAGGCGGCCGAAATCCTGGAGCAGGCCCACAAGCGGTCCAACCAGATGATCGACGAGGCACGTGAGCAGGCCCGCCAGGAAGGCGAGCGCATGATCACCAACGCCAAGTCCGAGATTGAGCAGGAAGTGAACCGCGCGAAGGAAGAGCTGCGTGTACAGGTATCGCGACTCGCCATCGTGGGTGCGGAGCGAATCCTGGAATCCTCCATCGACGAGAAGCAGCACGGCAAGCTCGTCGACAAACTCGCCAAAGAGCTTTGA
- the atpE gene encoding F0F1 ATP synthase subunit C, which yields MEAQVLGLTAIAVSLLIGLGALGTAIGFGILGGKFLEGAARQPEMIPMLQVKMFIVAGLLDAVTMIGVGIALFFTFANPFVG from the coding sequence ATGGAAGCACAAGTTCTGGGTCTGACCGCGATCGCCGTGTCCCTGCTGATCGGCCTGGGTGCCCTCGGCACCGCCATCGGCTTCGGTATCCTGGGCGGCAAGTTCCTGGAAGGCGCCGCACGCCAGCCGGAAATGATCCCGATGCTGCAGGTCAAGATGTTCATCGTCGCCGGCCTGCTGGACGCCGTGACCATGATCGGTGTGGGTATCGCGCTGTTCTTCACCTTCGCCAACCCGTTTGTCGGTTAA
- the atpB gene encoding F0F1 ATP synthase subunit A: protein MAGNNPTPTEYIQHHLQNLTFGYHPENGWSIAHSAQEASDMGFWALHLDTLGWSIGLGLLFLWLFRKVGKAATTGIPGGVQNFVELMVEFVDNSVKDTFHGKSKLIAPLSLTIFCWVFLMNLMDLVPVDFLPMLAQKVGAMFGADPAHVYFKVVPTTDVNATLGMALSVFALIIFYTVREKGFSGFIGELTLHPFNSPNKLVQALFVPVNFLLETVTLIAKPISLALRLFGNLYAGELIFILIAMIGLWQLPLHFTWAVFHILVITLQAFIFMMLTIVYLAMAVEKH, encoded by the coding sequence ATGGCAGGCAACAACCCGACTCCCACGGAGTACATCCAGCACCACCTGCAGAACCTGACCTTCGGGTACCACCCGGAAAACGGCTGGTCCATCGCCCATTCCGCTCAGGAAGCCTCCGATATGGGGTTCTGGGCGCTGCATCTCGACACCCTGGGCTGGTCGATCGGCCTCGGTCTGCTGTTCCTGTGGCTCTTCCGCAAGGTCGGCAAGGCCGCGACCACCGGCATTCCGGGCGGGGTGCAGAACTTCGTCGAGCTGATGGTCGAGTTCGTCGACAACTCCGTGAAGGACACCTTCCATGGCAAGAGCAAGCTGATCGCGCCGCTGTCGCTGACGATCTTCTGCTGGGTCTTCCTGATGAACCTGATGGACCTGGTGCCGGTGGACTTCCTGCCGATGCTGGCCCAGAAGGTGGGCGCCATGTTCGGCGCGGATCCCGCGCACGTCTACTTCAAGGTGGTGCCGACCACTGACGTCAACGCGACGCTGGGCATGGCCCTGTCCGTCTTCGCCCTGATCATCTTCTACACTGTGCGCGAGAAAGGCTTCTCGGGCTTCATCGGCGAGCTGACCCTGCACCCGTTCAACTCCCCGAACAAGCTGGTGCAGGCGCTGTTCGTGCCGGTCAACTTCCTGCTCGAGACCGTGACGCTGATCGCCAAGCCGATTTCACTGGCGCTGCGTCTCTTCGGCAACCTCTATGCCGGCGAGCTGATCTTCATCCTGATCGCGATGATCGGCCTCTGGCAGCTGCCGCTGCACTTCACCTGGGCGGTGTTCCACATCCTGGTCATCACCCTGCAGGCCTTCATCTTCATGATGCTGACCATCGTCTACCTGGCGATGGCGGTGGAGAAGCACTGA
- a CDS encoding ATP synthase subunit I, with the protein MAASIKRPRFQNLLLAQLFTVSLMTSLGAWYGGMPLATSVVLGGMVAFLPNAYFAWRMFRFQGARHTKQIVNSFYKAEAGKFGLTAALFTLVFIAVPPSNPAFFFGAYVVTLFAHWLGPWLMRRPSHT; encoded by the coding sequence ATGGCGGCCAGCATCAAGCGTCCGCGCTTCCAGAATCTGCTGCTGGCTCAGCTGTTCACGGTCAGCCTCATGACGAGCCTGGGGGCCTGGTATGGCGGAATGCCCCTCGCCACCTCGGTCGTGCTGGGCGGGATGGTAGCCTTCCTTCCCAATGCCTACTTTGCCTGGCGCATGTTCCGCTTCCAGGGCGCCCGGCACACGAAACAGATCGTCAACAGCTTCTACAAGGCGGAGGCTGGCAAGTTCGGTTTGACGGCGGCATTGTTCACGCTGGTGTTCATCGCAGTGCCCCCCTCAAACCCCGCTTTCTTCTTTGGCGCATACGTGGTGACGCTGTTCGCTCACTGGCTGGGTCCCTGGCTGATGCGGCGTCCGTCACACACCTGA
- a CDS encoding ParB/RepB/Spo0J family partition protein: protein MTRKRALGRGLDALIGANARRRESLDLPEVDISEGVESIAPQAAAPEERLERLPLGQLSRGKYQPRRDIQPEALEELADSIRAQGVMQPIVVRPVGEARYEIIAGERRWRAAQLAELDVIPAVIREVSDEVALALALIENIQREDLNPVEEAMALKRLLEEFSLTQQQTADAVGRSRAQVANLLRLLTLDPEVQTLLERGDLDMGHARALLALSGARQRKAAHEVVNKDLTVRDTEALVKRLASGEPAKPQREAPSADVAGLETRLAEVLGAPVKIQHGRGGKGRVTIRYASLDELDGILEHIR, encoded by the coding sequence ATGACGCGTAAACGCGCCCTGGGACGCGGCCTGGATGCCCTGATCGGTGCCAATGCCCGCCGTCGTGAAAGCCTGGACCTGCCCGAGGTCGATATCTCGGAGGGCGTCGAGAGCATCGCGCCACAGGCGGCCGCGCCCGAAGAACGCCTCGAGCGTCTGCCGCTGGGGCAGCTCTCCCGCGGTAAATACCAGCCGCGACGGGACATCCAGCCCGAGGCCCTCGAGGAACTCGCCGACTCCATCCGTGCCCAGGGCGTGATGCAGCCGATCGTGGTGCGTCCCGTCGGCGAGGCCCGCTACGAGATCATCGCCGGTGAACGCCGCTGGCGGGCCGCCCAGCTGGCCGAACTCGACGTGATCCCCGCGGTGATCCGCGAGGTGAGCGACGAGGTGGCGCTGGCGCTGGCGCTGATCGAGAACATCCAGCGCGAGGACCTCAACCCCGTCGAGGAGGCGATGGCCCTGAAGCGGCTGCTCGAGGAGTTCTCGCTGACCCAGCAGCAGACCGCCGATGCGGTGGGCCGCTCCCGTGCCCAGGTGGCCAACCTGCTGCGCCTGCTGACGCTGGATCCCGAGGTGCAGACCCTGCTCGAGCGCGGCGACCTGGACATGGGCCATGCCCGGGCGCTGCTGGCCCTGTCGGGGGCCCGGCAGCGCAAGGCCGCCCACGAGGTGGTCAACAAGGACCTCACCGTTCGCGACACCGAGGCGTTGGTCAAGCGACTGGCCAGCGGTGAGCCGGCGAAGCCCCAGCGGGAGGCGCCCTCCGCGGATGTTGCCGGCCTCGAGACCCGCCTCGCCGAGGTGCTCGGTGCCCCGGTGAAGATCCAGCACGGACGGGGCGGCAAGGGGCGCGTGACGATCCGCTATGCGAGCCTCGATGAGCTTGACGGGATACTCGAACACATCCGCTGA
- a CDS encoding ParA family protein, whose protein sequence is MTKIIALTNQKGGVGKTTTAVNLAASLAALDRRVLLVDLDPQGHATMGSGADKHDLDGSVLDVVLGEKTPTEVILDCPQAGYALLPGNGDLTAAEVELLDGEEGRERSLVKALEEVAGEYDVVLIDCPPSLNMLTVNALTAADGVLIPLQCEFYALEGLSALLDTVEQIKDSVNPQIEIYGILRTMFDARNSLTRDVSKQLRDYFGDALLKTTIPRNVRVAEAPSHGLPVTKYARFSRGSQAHRVLAKELIRRLSL, encoded by the coding sequence GTGACCAAGATCATTGCCTTGACCAACCAGAAGGGCGGCGTGGGGAAGACCACCACCGCCGTCAACCTTGCCGCCAGCCTCGCGGCCCTGGATCGCCGCGTGCTGCTGGTCGACCTGGATCCCCAGGGGCATGCCACCATGGGCAGCGGTGCCGACAAGCATGACCTGGACGGCAGCGTGCTTGACGTGGTGCTCGGCGAGAAGACCCCCACCGAGGTGATCCTCGACTGCCCCCAGGCCGGCTATGCGCTGCTGCCCGGCAATGGCGACCTGACGGCCGCCGAGGTGGAACTGCTCGACGGCGAAGAGGGCAGGGAGCGCAGCCTGGTCAAGGCCCTGGAGGAGGTGGCCGGCGAGTACGACGTGGTGCTGATCGACTGCCCGCCCTCGCTGAACATGCTCACCGTCAACGCCCTGACTGCAGCCGATGGCGTGCTGATCCCGCTGCAGTGCGAGTTCTATGCCCTGGAAGGGCTCTCCGCGCTGCTCGATACCGTTGAGCAGATCAAGGATAGCGTCAATCCGCAGATCGAGATCTACGGTATCCTGCGCACCATGTTCGATGCCCGCAACAGCCTGACCCGGGATGTCAGCAAGCAGTTGCGCGACTACTTCGGCGACGCACTGCTCAAGACCACCATCCCGCGCAACGTACGGGTCGCCGAGGCCCCCAGCCACGGGCTCCCGGTCACCAAGTACGCGCGTTTCTCGCGAGGCAGCCAGGCCCATCGGGTGCTGGCCAAGGAACTGATCCGGCGCCTGTCGCTGTAG
- the rsmG gene encoding 16S rRNA (guanine(527)-N(7))-methyltransferase RsmG, which translates to MTVVESTVEARLDRGLEALGIPVDAEARRRLLALVGLLHKWNRAYNLTAIRTPEEMVTRHLLDSAAVLPFVKGPTLLDVGSGPGLPGLVLAILKPTLAVTLLDSNGKKVRFQRQAVMELGLTNVTPVQSRVEAFAPATGGYPQVISRAFSSLGDFVALTSSLVAPEGEWLAMKGPAVDDELAGLPEDIAVVARHDLAVPFETGSRQLVVLRHREPIKACT; encoded by the coding sequence ATGACGGTCGTCGAGTCCACCGTCGAGGCACGCCTCGACCGCGGCCTGGAGGCGCTCGGCATCCCCGTGGACGCCGAGGCGCGTCGTCGATTGCTGGCGCTGGTGGGACTGTTGCACAAGTGGAACCGCGCCTATAACCTCACCGCGATACGCACGCCAGAGGAGATGGTCACCCGCCACCTCCTCGACAGCGCCGCGGTACTGCCGTTCGTCAAGGGACCGACGCTGCTCGACGTGGGCTCGGGGCCGGGGCTTCCCGGCCTGGTCCTGGCGATCCTCAAGCCGACGCTTGCGGTCACGCTGCTCGACAGCAACGGCAAGAAGGTGCGCTTCCAGCGCCAGGCCGTGATGGAGCTCGGCCTGACCAACGTCACGCCGGTGCAGTCGCGGGTCGAGGCCTTCGCCCCGGCGACGGGGGGCTATCCGCAGGTGATCTCGCGGGCCTTCTCGAGCCTGGGCGATTTCGTCGCGCTGACCTCGAGCCTGGTGGCACCGGAAGGCGAGTGGCTGGCCATGAAGGGCCCCGCCGTGGATGATGAACTGGCCGGCCTCCCCGAGGACATCGCCGTGGTGGCCCGTCACGACCTCGCGGTACCGTTCGAGACCGGCAGCCGTCAGCTCGTGGTCCTTCGGCACCGGGAACCCATCAAGGCCTGTACCTGA